The Raphanus sativus cultivar WK10039 chromosome 2, ASM80110v3, whole genome shotgun sequence genome includes a region encoding these proteins:
- the LOC108841843 gene encoding uncharacterized acetyltransferase At3g50280, giving the protein MVSSSSSEVKLISECFVKPKTLPEKWKEPYHLTLMDHLLLSLHYIQKGLLFLKPSTPSDDAIKPKVFMETLLQKLKDSLATALVQFYPLAGRLSTRKTDDASSYSLFVDCNNSPGAGFIHAKTDLSVGDIVGSRYVPLVVQSFFDHHKAVSQDGHTMSLLSIKVTELIDGVFIGLSMNHALGDGSSFWQFFNSLSDIFNSQEETTNNKLLCLKNPPIFREVSGPICSFPFTQPDESIRLTDPPVLTERMFHFSSETVRSLKAKANQECGTTTISSFQSLSAFVWRSITRARILPNDQETTCRLAAGNRSRMDPPLPKNYFGVYISLVKTTAKVGNLLENELGWAASKLHQAVTEHTDEKISSDMDLWLNSPSNKRFFDTNVVHMGSSPWFNKYGSEFGMGKAVAVRSGYGNKVDGKVSAYPGREGGGSIDLEVCLLPEFMEALESDQEFMSLVSSS; this is encoded by the exons atggtttcttcttcttcatctgagGTAAAGCTTATCTCAGAATGCTTTGTCAAACCCAAAACATTGCCGGAAAAATGGAAAGAGCCATACCATTTAACACTTATGGATCACTTACTGCTCTCTTTGCATTATATCCAAAAGGGTCTTCTCTTTCTCAAACCATCAACACCATCTGATGATGCAATCAAACCAAAAGTTTTCATGGAGACTTTGCTGCAAAAGCTCAAAGACTCTCTAGCCACAGCACTTGTCCAGTTCTATCCACTCGCTGGTCGCCTCTCCACTCGGAAAACCGATGATGCAAGTTCCTATTCTCTGTTTGTGGATTGTAATAACAGTCCTGGAGCTGGATTTATCCATGCCAAAACTGATCTAAGTGTTGGAGATATCGTTGGGTCTAGATATGTTCCTTTGGTTGTTCAGTCTTTCTTTGATCATCACAAAGCAGTGAGCCAGGATGGTCACACCATGAGTCTCTTGTCAATAAAG GTAACAGAACTTATAGATGGAGTGTTCATAGGACTGTCTATGAATCATGCACTTGGAGATGGAAGTTCCTTCTGGCAGTTCTTTAACTCTCTGTCAGATATCTTCAACTCCCAAGAAGAAACCACTAATAACAAACTACTCTGTCTCAAGAATCCTCCGATCTTTCGTGAAGTGTCCGGTCCTATCTGCAGCTTTCCGTTCACTCAACCTGATGAGTCCATTCGTCTAACCGACCCTCCGGTTCTGACGGAGAGAATGTTCCACTTCTCATCTGAAACAGTGAGATCACTGAAAGCAAAGGCGAATCAAGAGTGTGGAACAACAACTATCTCCTCTTTTCAGTCATTATCCGCATTTGTATGGAGAAGCATTACAAGAGCAAGGATATTACCAAATGATCAAGAAACTACTTGCAGGCTTGCTGCAGGGAATAGATCAAGAATGGATCCACCATTGCCCAAGAACTACTTTGGTGTGTACATCTCTCTAGTGAAAACGACTGCTAAAGTAGGCAACCTCTTAGAGAATGAGTTAGGATGGGCTGCTTCAAAGCTGCACCAAGCTGTAACCGAACACACTGACGAGAAGATCTCTTCAGACATGGACCTATGGTTGAACTCTCCTTCTAACAAGCGATTTTTCGATACAAACGTAGTTCATATGGGAAGCTCACCGTGGTTTAACAAGTATGGAAGTGAGTTTGGGATGGGGAAAGCAGTTGCGGTTAGAAGCGGTTATGGCAATAAGGTTGATGGGAAGGTATCAGCTTATCCTGGAAGAGAAGGTGGAGGAAGCATAGATTTAGAAGTCTGTCTTCTTCCAGAGTTTATGGAAGCTTTAGAATCAGATCAAGAGTTCATGTCCCTTGTCTCTTCTTCTTAA
- the LOC108842089 gene encoding uncharacterized acetyltransferase At3g50280-like translates to MVSSSSSEVKLISESFVKPKTLPEKWKEPYHLTLMDHFLLSLHYIQMGLLFLKPSTPSDDAIKPKVFMETFLQELKDSLATALVQFYPLAGRLSTRKTDDASSYSVFVDCNNSPGAGFIHAKSDLSVGDIVGSRYVPLVVQYFFDHHKAVSQDGHTMSLLSIKVTELIDGVFIGLSMNHGLGDGSSFWQFFNSLSDIFNSQEETPSNKLLCLKNPPIFREVSGPICSFPFTQPDESIRRTEPTVLKERMFHFSSETVRSLKAKANQECGTTTISPFQSLSAFVWRSITRARRLPNDQETTCRLAAGNRSRMDPPLPKNYFGVYVSLVKTTAKVGNLLENEFGWAASKLHQAVTEHTDKKISSDMDRWLKSPNERFFDTNVVHTGSSPWFNKYGSEFGMGKAVAVRSGYGNKFDGKISAYPGREGGGSIDLEVCLLPEFMEALESDREFMSLVSSP, encoded by the exons atggtttcttcttcttcatctgagGTAAAGCTTATCTCAGAAAGCTTTGTCAAACCCAAAACCTTGCCTGAAAAATGGAAAGAGCCATACCATTTAACACTTATGGATCATTTCCTGCTCTCTTTGCATTATATCCAAATGGGTCTTCTCTTTCTCAAACCATCAACACCATCTGATGATGCAATCAAACCAAAAGTCTTCATGGAGACTTTTTTGCAAGAACTCAAAGATTCTCTAGCCACAGCACTTGTCCAGTTCTATCCTCTAGCTGGTCGCCTCTCGACTCGGAAAACCGATGATGCAAGTTCCTATTCTGTGTTTGTGGACTGTAATAACAGTCCTGGAGCTGGATTTATCCATGCCAAATCTGATCTAAGTGTTGGAGATATTGTTGGGTCTAGATATGTTCCTTTGGTTGTTCAGTATTTCTTTGATCACCACAAAGCAGTGAGCCAGGATGGTCACACCATGAGTCTCTTGTCAATAAAG GTAACAGAACTTATAGATGGAGTGTTCATAGGACTGTCTATGAATCATGGACTTGGAGATGGAAGTTCCTTCTGGCAGTTCTTTAACTCTTTGTCAGATATCTTCAACTCACAAGAAGAAACCCCTAGTAACAAACTACTCTGTCTCAAGAATCCTCCAATCTTCCGTGAAGTGTCCGGTCCTATTTGCAGCTTTCCGTTCACTCAACCTGATGAGTCCATTCGTCGAACCGAACCTACAGTTCTGAAGGAGAGAATGTTCCACTTCTCATCTGAAACAGTGAGATCACTGAAAGCAAAGGCGAATCAAGAGTGTGGAACAACAACTATCTCCCCTTTTCAGTCATTATCCGCATTTGTATGGAGAAGCATTACAAGAGCAAGGAGATTACCAAATGATCAAGAAACTACCTGCAGGCTTGCTGCAGGGAATAGATCAAGAATGGATCCACCATTGCCCAAGAACTACTTTGGTGTGTACGTCTCTCTAGTGAAAACGACTGCTAAAGTAGGCAACCTCTTAGAGAATGAGTTTGGATGGGCTGCTTCAAAGCTGCACCAAGCTGTAACCGAACACACTGACAAGAAGATCTCTTCAGACATGGACCGATGGTTGAAGTCTCCTAACGAGCGATTTTTCGATACAAACGTTGTTCATACGGGAAGCTCACCGTGGTTTAACAAGTATGGAAGTGAGTTTGGGATGGGGAAAGCAGTTGCGGTTAGAAGCGGTTATGGCAATAAGTTTGACGGGAAGATATCAGCTTATCCGGGAAGGGAAGGTGGAGGAAGTATAGATTTGGAAGTGTGTCTTCTTCCAGAATTTATGGAAGCTTTAGAATCAGATCGAGAGTTCATGTCTCTCGTCTCTTCTCCTTGA
- the LOC108827923 gene encoding plant intracellular Ras-group-related LRR protein 7 — protein MGCCASNTAGGGSKASRVARWRSTGIIGLRDSKLKTFPDEVIVMERAVRTLDLTHNKISDVPGEISKLINMQRLLIADNLIERLPGNLGKLQSLKVLMLDGNRISCLPDELGQLIRLEQLSISRNMLIYLPDTIGSLRNLVLLNVSNNRLKSLPESVGSCASLEEIQANDNVIEELPASLCNLIQLKSLCLDNNQVKQIPDGLLKDCKSLQNLSLHNNPISMDEFQLMEGYQEFEERRKKKFDKQIDSNVMISSKGLDVGVDK, from the exons ATGGGGTGTTGCGCGAGCAATACAGCAGGAGGAGGTTCAAAGGCTAGCCGGGTCGCGAGATGGCGATCCACCGGCATTATTGGGCTGCGCGACTCCAAATTGAAG ACATTTCCTGATGAAGTGATTGTAATGGAGAGAGCAGTACGTACACTCGATCTAACACACAATAAGATCT CTGATGTTCCCGGAGAAATCAGCAAGTTAATCAATATGCAGCGTCTG TTAATAGCTGATAATCTAATTGAGCGTCTTCCGGGGAACCTTGGGAAACTTCAATCTCTCAAAGTTTTGATGCTTGATGGAAACCGCATCAGCTGTTTGCCTGATGAAT tggGTCAGTTGATAAGGCTTGAGCAACTATCAATCTCAAGAAATATGCTCATATACTTACCTGATACTATCGGTAGTCTGCGCAAT CTAGTGCTGTTGAATGTCTCAAACAACAGATTGAAATCACTTCCTGAATCAGTAGGGAGCTGTGCCTCTTTAGAAGAAATACAGGCTAATG ATAACGTCATTGAAGAGCTCCCTGCATCACTCTGCAACCTGATTCAGTTAAAGTCCCTTTGCTTAGACAATAATCAAGTGAAGCAG ATTCCAGATGGGTTGCTGAAAGATTGCAAGAGTCTGCAAAATCTATCTCTGCATAACAATCCCATTTCCATGGATGAGTTTCAACTG atggAAGGGTACCAAGAATTTGAGgagaggagaaagaagaaattTGATAAGCAAATCGATTCGAATGTGATGATCAGCTCTAAAGGACTCGATGTAGGCGTTGATAAATGA
- the LOC108842091 gene encoding diacylglycerol kinase 1 yields the protein MEEDGEMGMVFKNPVDMVESRGVMFSCFVAALVGILTIAYTAFQWRRNINLSWTKAIARSKKNPKARHKTPVAPHSWELHSISRGKNLNCCVCLKSISPSQKIVASETFVHRCTICGAAAHFSCSSSAPKDCKCVSMVGYEHVVHQWAVRWTEGADQTDDSSFCSYCDESCSSSFLGGSPIWCCLWCQRLVHVDCHSNMSNETGDICDLGPLRRLILCPLYVKELTRNPSGGFLSTITHGANELASTVRASIRSQSKKYKQANETSIDSGNSGSNCDESTESTADTGPAVNGTHAVLENSGSVMNGGSSHGDSDINGKLEKKPSVKRSGSFGQKDEHQALRSKLKYELADLPSDARPLLVFINKKSGAQRGDSLRQRLNLLLNPVQVCELSSTQGPEVGLFLFRKVPHFRVLVCGGDGTAGWVLNAIDKQNFVSPPAVAILPAGTGNDLARVLNWGGGLGSVERQGGLSTVLQNIEHAAVTVLDRWKLSILNQQGKQLLPPKYMNNYIGVGCDAKVALDIHNLREENPERFYSQFMNKVLYAREGARSIMDRTFEDFPWQVRVEVDGVDIEVPEDAEGVLVANIGSYMGGVDLWQNEDETYENFDPQSMHDKIVEVVSISGTWHLGKLQVGLSRARRLAQGQSVKIQLCAPLPVQIDGEPWFQQPCTLTISHHGQAFMLKRAAEEPLGHAAAIITDVLENAETNEVINASQKRALLQEMALRLT from the exons ATGGAGGAAGATGGAGAAATGGGGATGGTTTTCAAGAATCCTGTTGATATGGTCGAGTCTCGCGGTGTAATGTTCTCTTGCTTTGTCGCTGCTCTTGTCGGTATTCTCACCATTGCCTACACTGCTTTTCAATGGAGAAGGAATATCAACTTAAGCTGGACGAAAGCCATAGCCAGGTCAAAGAAAAATCCGAAGGCGCGGCATAAGACTCCTGTTGCTCCACATAGCTGGGAGCTACACTCTATATCTCGTGGCAAGAACTTGAACTGCTGTGTATGCTTGAAGTCGATATCACCGTCGCAGAAAATTGTAGCTTCTGAAACTTTTGTCCACAGGTGTACCATCTGTGGAGCAGCAGCCCATTTTAGTTGTTCTTCTAGTGCACCCAAAGATTGCAAATGCGTCTCCATGGTTGGGTATGAGCATGTGGTGCACCAGTGGGCTGTGCGGTGGACAGAAGGTGCTGATCAGACTGATGACTCTTCGTTTTGTAGCTACTGTGACGAGTCATGTAGTAGCTCCTTTCTTGGGGGTTCTCCTATATGGTGCTGCTTGTGGTGTCAACGTCTTGTCCATGTTGACTGTCACAGTAATATGTCAAATGAAACAGGGGACATCTGTGATTTAGGACCTCTTAGAAGGTTAATTTTGTGCCCTCTTTATGTTAAGGAATTGACTCGGAATCCCTCTGGAGGATTTCTGAGCACAATCACGCATGGTGCAAATGAACTTGCATCTACTGTACGTGCCAGTATCAGGAGTCAAAGCAAAAAATACAAGCAAGCTAATGAAACTTCAATTGACTCTGGTAATAGCGGTAGCAATTGTGATGAATCGACGGAAAGCACAGCTGATACAGGTCCGGCTGTTAATGGCACCCATGCCGTGTTGGAAAATTCAGGGAGCGTTATGAACGGAGGTTCCTCTCACGGGGACAGCGATATCAATGGCAAGCTGGAGAAGAAGCCCAGTGTTAAAAGAAGCGGGTCTTTTGGTCAGAAAGATGAACATCAGGCACTAAGGTCGAAACTTAAGTATGAGCTAGCTGATCTACCTTCAGATGCAAGACCGTTGTTGGTTTTCATTAACAAAAAGAGTGGTGCTCAACGCGGTGATTCCCTTCGTCAGCGCCTTAATCTTCTTCTAAATCCCGTGCAG GTGTGTGAATTGAGCTCAACGCAGGGGCCAGAAGTGGGGCTTTTCCTCTTCAGGAAGGTTCCTCACTTTAGAGTTCTTGTTTGTGGTGGAGATGGCACTGCTGGTTGGGTATTGAATGCCATAGACAAACAAAATTTTGTCTCGCCTCCTGCGGTTGCTATCCTGCCTGCTGGAACCGGTAATGATCTAGCCCGGGTATTGAACTGGGGTGGTGGTTTGGGTTCTGTTGAGAGACAAGGAGGCTTATCTACAGTATTACAGAACATAGAACATGCTGCAGTTACCGTCCTTGATCGTTGGAAATTATCGATTCTGAATCAGCAAGGAAAGCAACTCCTGCCGCCAAAATATATGAACAATTATATAG GGGTTGGGTGTGATGCGAAGGTCGCTCTTGATATTCACAATCTACGGGAGGAGAATCCAGAGAGATTTTATAGCCAG TTTATGAACAAAGTCCTATATGCTAGAGAAGGTGCAAGGAGTATAATGGACAGAACGTTCGAAGATTTCCCGTGGCAAGTTCGAGTTGAGGTGGATGGTGTTGACATCGAGGTTCCTGAG GATGCTGAAGGAGTGCTTGTTGCAAACATCGGAAGTTACATGGGAGGTGTGGATTTATGGCAGAATGAAGATGAAACATATGAAAACTTTGATCCGCAATCTATGCACGACAAGATAGTCGAGGTCGTGAGTATATCTGGAACATGGCACCTTGGCAAACTTCAG GTTGGGTTATCTCGTGCCAGAAGGTTAGCTCAAGGGCAATCAGTCAAGATACAACTCTGTGCGCCGTTGCCTGTGCAAATAGATGGAGAACCTTGGTTTCAACAACCGTGTACCTTAACCATATCGCACCATGGCCAG GCGTTCATGCTGAAGAGAGCCGCAGAGGAGCCACTGGGTCACGCAGCTGCTATAATCACAGATGTTCTAGAAAACGCAGAAACCAATGAAGTGATCAACGCTTCACAGAAACGAGCTCTGCTTCAAGAAATGGCTCTACGGCTAAcgtag
- the LOC108839046 gene encoding uncharacterized protein LOC108839046, whose translation MASPTSSHGPSMAITQTLNPTAPLFFPRYPSLHHYYFLPPPQIHFISNPNLPLPSYILVYYPLWHNNLNPTKFEATQELPPLHSQVPSQELAQPPTCRKRGFGWGRSCRHRNKLMRRRMRMRIQYQAESNGDTTVMLRNIPNKYTREMLIEFLDEHCESDSNNKEEDEEIAYDFLYLPIDFKSKMNKGYAFVNFTKAEAVLKFTAACNNKPWYRFDSRKILEIAHARIQVYALAKHFEQMSYPVEAYSAVCFIPARRGPKSTGLTIMVGKCTEEKGKERTQTPNQIQGLFVMGVLKKKKERTQTPYQIQVKTLKSLLLDLVLDVCEF comes from the exons ATGGCTTCTCCAACCTCATCCCATGGTCCTTCTATGGCGAtaacacaaaccctaaacccaactGCACCTCTCTTCTTTCCCAGATACCCTTCTCTGCATCATTACTACTTCTTGCCACCACCGCAGATTCacttcatctccaaccctaACCTCCCTCTTCCCTCTTATATCCTTGTGTACTATCCTTTATGGCATAATAATCTTAACCCTACTAAGTTTGAGGCAACACAAGAACTGCCCCCACTTCATTCTCAAGTCCCTAGCCAAGAGCTGGCTCAACCACCGACCTGTAGGAAAAGGGGTTTTGGCTGGGGAAGAAGCTGCCGACACCGTAATAAGCtgatgaggaggaggatgaggatgaggatCCAGTATCAAGCTGAGTCCAACGGCGATACAACTGTCATGCTTAGAAACATACCCAACAAGTATAC GAGAGAGATGCTTATTGAGTTTCTTGACGAGCATTGTGAATCAGACTCAAATAAcaaagaggaagatgaagagattGCCTATGATTTCTTGTATCTTCCCATCGATTTcaa GAGCAAAATGAACAAAGGGTATGCATTTGTGAACTTCACAAAAGCAGAAGCAGTGTTAAAGTTTACGGCGGCCTGCAACAACAAGCCATGGTATCGTTTCGATTCAAGGAAAATACTTGAAATTGCCCATGCTCGGATCCAGGTTT ATGCGTTGGCGAAACATTTTGAGCAAATGTCATATCCGGTTGAAGCCTACAGTGCGGTGTGTTTCATCCCTGCTCGCAGAGGACCAAAGAGTACGGGCCTCACTATCATGGTCGGGAAATGCACCGAAG aaaaaggaaaagaaaggaCTCAGACACCGAACCAAATCCAA GGTCTATTTGTAATGGGTgtacttaaaaagaaaaaagaaaggaCTCAGACACCGTACCAAATCCAAGTTAAAACCCTGAAAAGTTTACTTTTGGATTTGGTTTTAGATGTGTGTGAGTTTTGA
- the LOC108842120 gene encoding uncharacterized protein LOC108842120, which translates to MAGNQYGERIHNFFGQESLSQDQHQSQVVDGSWSSFSNGLVGNQRHLDPSSIANLKSYNTQQPVDPERWQSSNSHQGLNFTQQQPIRSEYSGSLLQDNKQLTNGYMHGMAMQNGSNVLGVDVESSRSNLSAKGFSPDVHKSPMRFEMGESPVNYDFFGGQQQLNSQLPGMLQPFPRQQMTFDDMQLLKQQVMVKQMHEYQLQQQLHKQQLEARQLNSLNSNTVNGNRSSDNQSHLMVNGIPLQNVSSNGWQPDLLTGNTNWMHCGISPAVQGSSNGIGTEHGQANVQFEPSLYGMPLGGANAPQNSFSPVQMNRLASQHGSSLTNQPTSFMNKGDVQDSFMHSKSTYQEKALFSNTSALGSDSRPNFGSFQQDVPRERHIPVQEKFDQMEGSGPPEKSYIKAPENVSALQKSTALDPTEEKILFGSDDNLWEAFGNSTDVSLTGNLISSSSDLNDACPSLKSGGWSALMLSAVAETSSNDAGFGNRVQNLGVKTSAAPSERLHNDSCSIQTNEGIQDRFGIWKAASNPNIVAPVEQKNHFTQNLQMKANYGFDNASAENKSSTSRDAQGNQQRLGNKSVEKATPQANYRDGSQISRKFQYHPMGNIGITDEHHGEKVSHLPPTLEQVSARNQGYFGQSKSLGQPPMNMQIDRGHILQGMGSETSPSTSASAYRSVDMSNQVKSASRQTMLELLHKVDQPEEHSVETNVSSIPQSTPSTENGGQFRHSQSSASQGFSLQLAPPSQPAPSPDNVQFLNSLHTAPETGATSQSRFAPWASNQSCPQQSTYQGPFPGIPGESNNTSVFPYSKLAPGATRQLTSNHLVSSSSELSTLQLKERDESSGLDQHGHSAAGFPMMSAPQPQVGSSSPQQSSPSGMRSDSRANMSAPQNRFRNQPPKPQPDISRPHPFSNSHVEDSFSRQEKRNQLSSQNGDMSLSGRGMVNMHELQGNEMGAKQTSDVASMFSKMVQSNRQTLERSLPSNNLPKGNLSYDEHMSGSGDGDATKMTMKRVEDSSFHLQKVASKGEQQSPSRSDGLLRDGLNHKESANHLQHLGQTVSQSFPNTTHSASAGADHQQISPQMAPSWYSQYGTFKNKLVQPVNDTGRFTPLKMGEKSSNVGSSADGSHDVQSPKQFNMQQTSGSAPGAETPSSESLPHGATEKLLKFDKPKKRKTATSELLSWNKQFTQCPQRLKTLSEAEVDWGRATNRFPEKVEFETSLEDGSPIRAKRRLIYTTQLMQQLFVPPSASVIFSLASSNYEFVAYTAARTALGDACSSTSTDRNERLLLLNRSDLSSERRKTEPISDQYTSKAAEDFISRSHKLETNFAGLQNGTTIADLSVEVQDLEKFAVINRFAKFHPTSSSTDRTVSSLRLNPQRYVTIAPMPQNIPVRVQCLSL; encoded by the exons ATGGCTGGAAACCAATATGGAGAGAGGATCCACAATTTCTTTGGACAGGAGAGCCTTTCCCAAGACCAGCATCAGTCTCAGGTCGTTGATGGAAGCTGGTCCAGTTTCAGTAACGGTCTTGTTGGAAACCAGAGGCATCTAGACCCATCCAGTATTGCCAATCTAAAGAGTTATAACACACAACAACCTG TTGATCCTGAGAGATGGCAGTCTTCAAATTCACACCAGGGTTTGAATTTTACGCAGCAGCAACCTATAAGGTCTGAGTACTCCGGAAGTCTATTGCAAGATAACAAGCAACTCACAAATGGTTACATGCATGGGATGGCAATGCAGAATGGGTCAAATGTTTTGGGAGTGGATGTAGAATCTAGTAGGAGTAACTTATCAGCGAAAGGATTTTCTCCAGACGTTCATAAAAGTCCTATGAGGTTTGAAATGGGAGAATCTCCGGTTAATTATGATTTCTTCGGTGGTCAACAGCAATTAAACAGCCAACTACCTGGCATGCTCCAGCCTTTTCCAAGGCAGCAGATGACGTTCGATGATATGCAACTACTAAAGCAGCAAGTTATGGTTAAGCAAATGCATGAATATCAACTTCAACAACAGCTTCATAAGCAACAGCTCGAGGCCAGGCAGCTCAATTCTTTGAATTCAAATACAGTAAATGGAAATCGCTCAAGTGATAATCAATCACACCTTATGGTTAATGGCATCCCTCTTCAGAATGTGTCTAGTAATGGTTGGCAGCCTGATCTCCTGACAGGAAATACAAACTGGATGCATTGCGGCATTTCACCAGCTGTTCAAGGTTCATCCAATGGGATTGGCACTGAGCACGGGCAGGCGAACGTACAGTTTGAACCTTCCTTGTACGGTATGCCTCTTGGTGGAGCAAATGCACCTCAAAACTCATTCTCTCCCGTTCAGATGAACAGGTTAGCTTCGCAGCATGGTTCCTCTCTCACCAATCAGCCTACTTCTTTTATGAATAAAGGTGATGTACAGGATAGTTTTATGCACTCTAAATCCACATACCAGGAGAAAGCGTTGTTCTCAAATACATCAGCTCTAGGTTCAGATAGTAGGCCAAATTTTGGAAGTTTCCAGCAAGATGTTCCACGCGAGAGACACATTCCAGTGCAGGAGAAATTCGATCAGATGGAGGGTTCTGGTCCACCAGAAAAATCGTATATAAAAGCGCCTGAAAATGTTTCTGCATTGCAGAAGTCGACAGCTTTAGATCCAACAGAAGAAAAGATTTTGTTTGGATCGGATGACAATTTATGGGAAGCATTTGGAAACAGCACTGATGTGAGCTTGACAGGAAATTTGATATCCAGTAGTTCTGACCTTAATGATGCATGTCCCTCTTTGAAAAGTGGAGGTTGGAGTGCTCTTATGTTATCTGCTGTAGCAGAAACATCCAGTAATGACGCAGGCTTTGGTAACAGGGTCCAGAATTTGGGCGTCAAGACTTCAGCTGCACCAAGTGAGAGACTCCACAATGATTCGTGCTCTATTCAAACGAATGAGGGGATTCAAGATCGATTTGGTATTTGGAAGGCTGCTTCCAATCCGAATATAGTTGCTCCTGTTGAACAGAAGAATCATTTCACCCAAAATCTACAAATGAAGGCAAACTATGGATTTGACAATGCCAGTGCGGAAAACAAGTCTAGTACTTCTAGGGATGCCCAGGGAAATCAACAGCGTTTGGGTAATAAATCTGTGGAGAAAGCTACCCCTCAAGCGAATTATAGAGATGGCAGTCAGATTAGTCGCAAATTTCAGTATCATCCTATGGGTAATATTGGCATCACTGATGAGCATCATGGAGAAAAAGTCTCTCATTTGCCACCCACACTGGAGCAGGTTTCTGCAAGAAATCAAGGGTATTTTGGGCAGTCAAAGTCTCTTGGTCAGCCACCTATGAACATGCAAATTGACAGG GGACATATTTTACAAGGCATGGGTTCAGAAACTTCACCTAGTACATCTGCTTCAGCGTACAGAAGTGTTGATATGTCTAATCAAGTGAAGAGTGCGTCAAG GCAGACTATGCTTGAGCTTCTTCATAAGGTGGACCAGCCAGAGGAGCATTCTGTGGAAACAAATGTTTCCAGTATTCCTCAATCAACACCCTCTACAGAAAATGGTGGTCAATTTAGGCATAGTCAGTCATCTGCTTCTCAGGGGTTTAGTTTACAGCTGGCTCCGCCATCTCAACCAGCTCCCTCACCTGATAACGTGCAGTTTTTGAATTCACTTCATACTGCCCCTGAAACGGGAGCGACAAGTCAATCAAGGTTTGCTCCATGGGCATCTAATCAGTCTTGTCCACAGCAATCCACTTATCAAGGACCATTTCCTGGTATCCCAGGAGAAAGCAACAATACCTCTGTTTTCCCATATTCCAAACTGGCGCCTGGTGCTACTCGACAACTAACTTCCAACCATTTAGTCAGTTCATCTTCCGAGTTGTCAACCCTTCAACTGAAAGAAAGAGATGAAAGCAGTGGCTTAGATCAACATGGACATTCAGCTGCAGGGTTTCCTATGATGTCTGCTCCTCAGCCTCAGGTTGGATCCAGCTCGCCTCAGCAGAGTTCACCTTCTGGTATGAGGTCTGACTCACGAGCTAATATGTCAGCACCGCAAAATCGGTTTCGGAACCAGCCACCTAAGCCTCAGCCAGATATATCACGGCCGCATCCATTTTCCAATAGCCACGTGGAAGACAGCTTCTCAAGGCAGGAGAAGAGAAACCAATTATCCTCTCAAAATGGAGACATGTCATTAAGTGGGAGGGGCATGGTGAATATGCATGAGTTGCAAGGTAATGAAATGGGTGCTAAACAAACGTCTGATGTTGCTTCCATGTTCTCCAAAATGGTTCAGAGCAATCGTCAAACCCTTGAACGCTCTCTTCCTTCGAACAACCTTCCAAAAGGTAACTTGAGTTACGATGAGCATATGTCTGGAAGTGGGGACGGTGACGCGACCAAGATGACTATGAAGAGAGTCGAGGATAGTTCTTTTCATCTTCAAAAGGTAGCTTCCAAAGGGGAGCAACAGTCGCCTTCAAGATCTGATGGTTTACTTAGAGATGGATTGAATCACAAGGAATCGGCGAACCACTTGCAGCATCTCGGCCAAACTGTTTCTCAGAGTTTCCCCAATACGACTCATTCTGCCTCGGCTGGAGCAGATCATCAACAAATCAGTCCTCAGATGGCTCCATCCTGGTATAGCCAATATGGAACTTTCAAGAACAAACTGGTGCAACCCGTGAATGATACAGGGAGATTCACCCCCTTGAAGATGGGAGAAAAATCTTCTAATGTTGGGAGCTCGGCTGATGGCTCACATGATGTTCAATCTCCGAAGCAGTTTAATATGCAGCAAACATCAGGCTCTGCACCAGGAGCGGAGACTCCCTCATCTGAGTCATTGCCTCATGGTGCCACTGAAAAACTTCTGAAGTTTGATAAACCAAAGAAGCGCAAAACCGCCACATCAGAACTTCTATCTTGGAATAAACAATTCACGCAGTGTCCTCAAAGGCTCAAGACTCTCAG TGAGGCCGAGGTTGATTGGGGAAGAGCGACTAATCGATTCCCTGAAAAA GTGGAATTTGAGACTTCACTTGAGGATGGCTCACCAATCAGAGCAAAGAGAAGGCTTATATATACAACACAACTCATGCAACAGCTATTTGTCCCACCTTCTGCTAGTGTGATATTTTCGCTTGCTAGCTCAAATTATGAGTTTGTTGCATATACTGCTGCAAGAACTGCACTAGGAGATGCATGTAGCTCCACTTCTACTGATAGGAACGAGCGCCTTCTCCTCCTGAACAGATCAGATTT GTCGTCTGAGAGAAGGAAAACTGAACCAATCAGTGACCAGTACACCTCCAAAGCTGCCGAAGATTTCATTAGCAGGTCACATAAACTAGAGACTAACTTTGCAGG ACTACAAAACGGAACTACGATTGCAGACCTGAGCGTTGAAGTCCAGGATTTAGAGAAGTTTGCAGTGATCAATCGTTTTGCCAAGTTCCACCCAACATCCTCATCTACGGACCGGACCGTGAGTTCACTTAGGTTAAACCCACAAAGATATGTTACTATAGCTCCAATGCCTCAGAATATTCCAGTCAGGGTACAATGTCTCTCCCTATAA